From the Asterias amurensis chromosome 1, ASM3211899v1 genome, the window GCTACCGTGATGTCAAACTGAGTTTCTCTTGTGATGCCTTTTTCTGTTGGTGACTGGCCGATGGTGATCTTGCGGAGATAACGGTCGTTTGTGTCCATCACTTAAGAAGTACAGGAAATAAATGCAATCAATTCAAATTAATTGTCGTTgccaaagcacaaaaaaatggtTCTTGGTGTACTTTAGGAATTCACATAAAAGTTTTACAAAGTGTAGTGTCTATACGCAGCAGTGCACTTGTATGTATCACTGCAGTGACCCTTATGCACCACACAGAATTCACCATTTTCACCCCTTTGGAAGTCAACtcttttgtgtacattttgacccCCGAAATGGCGGATAGGATGTAGTGCGTTAAGTGTGCCTCACATCATGAAACGGGTCCACAAGCTCTAGATGAAGCCACAACCATCAATCCATGATAACATAATTATAAAACTTTCAAGCAGGCACTGTTTAAGTATTATAAAATATTACGTACCTCTTTGCCAAGTGAGTGTTGATATATCAATGTCCAACCGAGAAAACTTGTTAATCTCATCATCAGTCAGATCATCAGGATTTGTCTTATCGATACCAAGTTtctgagaaaaacaaacaatttattcAGAGATAATCTCTCAGAATAAAGGTGCTACTTTGGTGCATCACCGCAATACAATATATCCTACACTCACTTGAAAGTTTTAGACTtgcaaaaatttgagcaaaatgtttGAACACATTGGTTTCAATCAGTCATAAAAGAAGTTGACCGTGTGACAATACTCCTCAGGCTCACTCTATAGACCAATCCATAAGCGTAGTGCCATGCGACGCACCCTTCTTGTTAGGTGTCTGGAGTGCAATGTCTTGTACAAAGACTTTTTAATTTCTGTCTGTTTCACTTTTTTATGTGAATAAGGGGGCCTTGCCTAATGCTTCCACAATACAGTCAAGAGAATAAAGGTGCTACTATGGTGCATCACCGCAATATAACTATAGGCTTCAATCAATCCAAGTCATTCAATTAAACATGAGGGATTTCAATTCactcaaagaaaaaaatcaagataTACATGGTACCTTTAGTCTGTTCATTTGGATGGGTGAAAACTGTCTGACTCCATTCTTGGCTGGCACTAATCTGCCATAGAGGGCCTTATCTGTCTGCGTAGCCTCGTGGTACATTCTGGCATCGATGGCTGCAGCCAGGAGGTTGTTAGATGCTGTGATTGCATGAATGTCTCCAGTCAGATGAAGATTGAACTAATGGTGACAGATTCAAACAGTAAAACTTTATGAAAtagtacaattttgtttatgagAAAAACAATATGTTGATCTTGTACCTGAGAGCTTATACATTAGGATTCAAACTGTCTCTAGCCACTgggctagctcagtggtctagtggtgtTCTAGTGATGCAAAGAttgcaggttcgaatcccaaccgagtgatttgcctgtagattttttttctcacagAACTTGtgcaagtactgagtatacagtgctataatACACACCAgtgtaaaagtaaaaacaaatttaatgagATTTTATAGTCGGTATGAAGTTATACAATGTGGTTAAAAACACACTCCGAAATAGCTGGCATTTCCCCAAGTACACAAGtaatttgaaaatttatttttcatagtttcatttcataaaaactagaggattggagtGATTGTACTTTTCGCAGTACATTTATGTACTATCTTGTCTTATCGGAAGTAGCAGTATGAATGACTGATATACATAATAAGATTAGACTCATAGGTTTGTTAAGGGCCTGTGAATTAATCAGGGATGAAATTTGACGAATGTGAACATTCTTGAAAATGGCTCTTTATCCATGGTTCCCCATTACTCTAGACGTTACAATTCAagaggtttacagactctgtgcatCATCAGAAAGACACTGaaaactacaggtttggacacaatgAGGTTTACTATTTTCTCCCTATGAAGTCTGCTTTACTTAGTCTTTCAGAAAAATTTAAAGGCTCAATGAGATTTtgaattctgtttttttttactgaattcAGGAGAAATAACATGTCTGCTCATGGATGAAAATTTCCTCCATAGTCTCATTGATTGCCACTGCATCGCCACTCAACAGCTGCTTACCTCTTCCATAGGAATGACCTGTGAGTAACCTCCTCCTGCAGCCCCGCCCTTGATGCCAAATGTTGGTCCCTGTGACGGCTGACGTACGCACGCAAACACATTCTTATTGATGTGTGCCCCCAGGGCCTGACACAGCCCAATCGTTGTGGTGCTCTTCCCTTCCCCAAGGGGGGTTGGAGTGATTCTGAATTTGGGGAAAGGAAAGAATACCAacgtttaaaaagaaaatctctAAATGGTTTCAGATATAGATAAAGAATTATTTAAGACCCTATTTGGAAAATGATACAATGACTGAAGTGACTACATCTACACGTAAAATTTTGCACAATACTACTGAAAACAGTCTTGTTTTATAGTGTTCATCTATACCGGATGCTTGCTTTCAAGAGGGCAACATTTGGGGTAAAATTTTGGGATTAAACAGAGGAGAGAAGACTTTAAAAGAGTCATAACAATTTTTAACTTTAACTTGTGAGTTACCGTTActtaaacattttttgtaaaacatctttataATCGTTCTTGTTAACCCCCAAACAATTTTTAACTTTAACTTGTGAGTTACCGTTActtaaacattttttgtaaaacatctttataATCGTTCTTGTTAACCCCCAAAGGCAAAATTGTGCATAAAGTGTGCCCTCTTGCAATCCAGTATTGTctcctttaaggacacaagagtCAAGGACGGCActtgaacccacattctgtcAATCAGAAACACAGGCTtgatgttttacttttaaaagaaCAAGGGCACTTATGCGTAAATCTTCATGGTAAAGGGCAACCTCTACAAGGTGATTGCAATTTCCTCTAATGCCTCCGTGATACACGAGGCCTAAAACACAAGCTAAAGTCTGGTGCGTTGATGACCACATCTAACTACAccattaaaaaaagaacttaGATTTAGTATCCATGCATTCTGTGATATCGGTAATTGTAGTGACTTACCcagcaacaacaacatattTTCCATTAGGTTGGTCTTTGAGTCGATCCAGTATGCGAAGAGAAACTTTGGCCTTCTTCTTGCCGTAGAAGTCAATCTCTGAAGGCAAGAGACATAACTCCTGAGCGATCTCTGCAACATCCTTCGGGGTTTGGGCTCGTGAGATATCGATGTCTGACGGTATCGGAGATAGAGGTGTGATCGGGAGGTATCGAATCTTCCATTGGTCAGTCTGgagacaaaaaattaaaattcaaaagATTTGAATGTTTGGCGTTTCTACCATAAGTGGTTAAAAGGAATGCGAACATCCATTTCTTAAACACTGTGTTAATGTATGCTTTCGCATTCACATTCACTAGtcttttttaagttaattttttttccaggcaGCACCCCCCATTTGCGTTTGCACCAAAGAACGCATTCAGTAGTGATAGTTTTAGTTTattttctaaaaagaaataattGGTCCAATATCAGGCAATTTCGTCAACGAAAAAGGTCTACAAATGCCCTAACCAAGACATGTATATCCAAAATATTTTAAGACGACAGCTCAACTTCAGTTTTAgtattaacaaataataattttagcCCACCATGTTGGTTATCACATCAGATTAAACGTTTATCTGTACAAGTAACTGAATGTCGTTTGaataccaagtaaattttgtgatagtctttttttttttttgctggtgCCCAGAGAAACTTCATACTACAGTTATTTTGCAGTCTGTAGTCTGCATAACCAAGGGACTTATTTAGTTTATCAGATGTGGGCAGATGTTGGGGGtaccagcattttgatcaaaaagtaaaaagatAACAATTGCAGAGCTGTTAGGATAGCTGCccacaaaaatacaattaagGGACACATAACCTTGGGATTGGCGATTTCGGGCTgtaaaaggaaataaatatgtttgaaaagatgttttaaagtagaatgtaatgatccacacaaacacccctcaaaattgtgtggttttcgttATATTTCACATTAACATTGTCCATAATGCGGTGGAGTCAAAAATTGGGTTCTACAAAATGGCGATCGTGTTAGTTAAAAGAAAACCATTGTATACATGAATCAatatatattctactttaaacaATTTTCCGACCATATTCATTTCTTAAGAAATGCTTTTTATAGCCCCCAAAATAGGGTCATTGTTTGGTTGCTgtcaatgtaatgctgatttataagaaaattatcaagaaagattgAGAAAAGcacttgtgaaagtttcagttgaatacagtgtatacttgttgagaaaagagcaaaatattttcacaagggtattttcacaagaacattGACTCTATCAAAAATTATCGAGGAGACAGCGGGTACCAATCACATCTCTGGCCACAGCATAAGTgaacggacaccaaccctcagaaatctgagaaactaATCTATCCAGAGATTtcaatgttaattttgatttccATCAATAGACGCATTGAGACAAAAGTATTTCACAGGATACTTGCTACTATTATCATCATTTAGAACAACTAAACTTTCATATGTGACAGGCTCTACAAAAAGCAGTCGCTTGTCACACAACCCACTTTCCAGTACAGGGCTGTCGAGTGATGGGAGggagaatttaaaaaaaaaaaaaaaaattatgtgtttttatgcttCTTTAGGGTCTATATTTTCACattttctaaagaaaaaaacacactttgtttttgttcgttaaAGTTGAATTAAACCTGTACTTTTTGTTCATCCCCTAGACCTCCATAGTTGATGTTTTTATGACAGGCTGTTTCCTCAGTATGGGTTATTTTCGGATTGTGACATAATCTATTTTTCAAAAGGtcataacttttgaaccaaacacCACACAAGGGTGTAAGATATGTCAAAATGAAGCTTGTTGTATGCTCTTTTCAGCTATGTATAAAACCCAATAAGTCAATTGTCCCCCTTATGACTCATTTTTGCAGAGCCCATCACATATAGAAATTACACAGTTCTTGTTcagtatgaccctacctttatgatgaaaatttattatttgaaaaaaatagttgtttttcttcattaaagccattggaccctttcggtaaacagtattgtccaaggcccacacttcgtgtatcacaacttctatatcaaataacaaacctgtgaaaatttaggctcaatcggtcatcggagtcgggagaaaataacgggaaaacccccCCTTGtgtccgcgcgtttcgccgtgtcatgacatgtgtttaaaataaatccctaattctcgttatcgagaattgatattgctttactgttttctcaaaaagtaaagcatttcatggaataatatttcaagagaagtctttcaccactaccttctgtaaaccctgtaagttatttgtaaatctgtgaactttttttttttttctgtaccgaaagggtccaatggctttaagaatttAGAAACACACAATCACAAACTAGAAAGACGAGACTCTTATTTCTTTGTGTGTTTGTTCAGTTCTTTGTTTATAAAATTATAAACCAAATCACTGGCACCATTTATTGTTAGGTTTTGAATACAAACGCTTTGGCCTTATAGTACTGGTGACCTTTGTAACAATCTTTTATTCTTAAGTGATTAGCTTAAGTTTACGAAAGTCCAAATTTTGAGAGCacctttgaaaacattttgaaagagTACAAAATGATATTGGTGAcctttattttgatttgaaattttgattaCATTTGATGAATTTTATGAATTTCTCTCAATAAGAAGTCAAATGAGTTAAAACATGATTTGTACAAACATACAATACAAACAATATCATTCATGGTTTGACACAAGCAAGTTTGTTCACAGTCAGACTTTGCTTATATTTCCCAAAACTATCccacacaacaaaacaatttaatctTAAATGAAACCCTCGTTACAGCCCTATTTCAAATTAAGACAATGATTCCTATTTCAACGGGAATTTATATGATTGAATCGCTATTATATTAGTAATTATTTCCATTAATCATGAAAAATGGCAAAAGTTCTTTGGAATTTGGAACAAATTTTACACTGAATCTTTTCAAGgtcatcaaacaaaaacaaacaaaatcactcATTTTATGAGTATCAGCAAATCAcaacatgaaaaaaatatgttagTTTTAGAAGTTTCAAAAAATTAAGACTTCATCCGAGTGGTTTAGACTCGTAACTACACTGTAATCGGCGGTCAGAATTCATACATTTAACGATAAATGAAAACACGAAGCAGCAAAATCAAATTAACATTACACCGATGCAAGTCACTGATACAAAGTCCAGTTGAGGACATTTCAATTCCTACATTCCAAATTATTACAGAAAAACCAGGAAGCTCATTTGGGATCAAAGCAACTCAACACATTGTTCAACATGCCAAGcaaagaataattttttttgttgctaTCAGCAAAAATACGGCACTAGTTAAACAAATAGTTTCTGACtggaaaacttgtttttttttctcttttcttaaagccattggaccctaaaataaaaaagttcacagatttacaaataacttacagggtttacagaaggcagtggtgaaagacttctcttgacatattattccatgaaatgctttactttttgagaaaacagcaaaacaatacaaattctcgttaacgagaattacggatttatttgaaacacatgtcttgacacggcgaaacgcgcggaaacaagggtgggtttttccgttgttttctcccgcctccgatgaccgattgagcctaaagtctcacaggtttgttatttgatatagaagttgtggtacaaaaagtgtgggccttggagaACACTGTTTACTGatagggtccaatggctttaagtggatATAAATATGCTTCACACTACTTTCTGCAAATAAGCACCTGTAGGCTATTTACTATGGCTTGGGTGCCTGGGCTTGACAAAACAGTTTGAATACTACTGTAACTACACCATGTGGTCAATACATCTACACTAATGTTGGGATGTGAAATGTTTAAAACGAGGGGGGAAAAAAGAGTGGAAATCTGTTTCAAAATTTCCTTAAGTTTAAGCGATAATTTAAAGATATAAATAAAACCTCCCTCCTTCGGAATTATTATCCttctttaaattatgtttatttgtttacactaGAAGTTCTGACCATGACAAGTTCTGATATTGATAAATTTGAAGGCACCTCGCTATTTTTGTCACCTCTTTTcaacacttggtggcagcagacactgGGCACAGGCCATCATTTTTGACAATGTGTGCTGGCGCAGTTCTGATGCAATCCAAGTTataaatttcaaaattaaattgaaatgtAATGTTCAGAAATTTTTATGTCAGCAGATAGTTTACCTTTAGGTTTGAAGAATGACAAAATAACaagtaacaaataaatgttCTACAAAATTGTTTAGGCCcttttatgaagaaaacaaatctggtGACGCCAGGCAAAAATATGCATATATGTGAAATGTGATAATTTGGTAGTCTGAATCTTAAAGGGCGCCCTCAATGTGGATTCTGCATGTGACTTGCATCAGCTGCGGGGATAGGGGGGGCTTACTGACTAACATTTTCTTTGGTTAGCGTCCTCTTAGCGCCCTCTAGCGTGTTGCTCATCAGCATGGCGACAGTCATGGGGCCAACACCACCAGGCACTGGGGTGATCTGAGATGCGACTTCCTTTACGTCATTGAAATCAACATCGCCGACTAGCCGGCGACCACTCTTTGCAGTTTCATCTAGGGGAAAGAAACAAAAGTAGGAGATGGTTAGACAGCAAAGGGGCTAGTTACTCAGACCAGGGGCTAGCTttctagaccaattttagtggtgggctctaaattCAATTCGgtccaccaagggcgagcaGTCCAACAAAATTATTCTTGTTAAGATATGGGGCCAAGTGCATTCTGGGGGAAATCTGCGCTGGGCAGCatagtgtattttgctcagtaTGCTGGGCGACATTTGTTAGTTTTGGGCAGGCCTGCCCAGCACCACCCactgtggctacaacactgaccCGGACCACTGGCTTGATATTCAGAACAGGTACTAGTTACAGAGACCAAGTGCTAGTTATTCACTGACACAACAATTTGATGTCGACACAGCGTTTTTGATTAGGGATTTTATATTTACCATCAATGAAGTTGATTCCACAGTCAATGACTACGGCTCCGTCTTTGATCCAGTCTCTCTTCACCATGCGAGCTTTGCCGATAGCTACAACAACAATATCAGCCTCTGCAACCTATTGACATGAATCAAGGCAAGATCCAAAAGAAATTAGTTGGGTGTCAGGGCTGAGCGGTCTATGCTGGTGGACTAaagttctgtaatttacaaaaTGTGGGGCCAAGTTCTGGCCTGGTCAGTCgccacacttgtgtccttgagcaaggcactttataaGAATTGCTTCTgtccacccaggagtacaaatgggtattGGGAGCTAGGGAGTAACCTGCGATGGACTGGCGTCCTGCCTGGTAGGAAATGAAATATTCTCAGATAATTATTCCCAAGGAAACCTGGATATAAACATCAGCTTGATTAGCCATTGGCTCAGAACAGTCTTTACAACCACAAGAAACGACATGTAAAGTATCTACATGAATCATTGGTTTTCTGGAAGagcataattattttaaattgacTCACCACTGTGGCAGGAACCTTGGTGCGGGAATGGCAGACGGTAACCGTAGCATTGTGACCACGAAGTAGGTCTGACATCGGGGCACCGACTATCTTGCTACGGCCCATCACCACAGCTCGCTTGCCCTCAACTTCGACTCCTTCAGAAAATAGCAAAATTTTATAATGAAAAGTCTTGTTTAATCAAGAGTTGATGGAGTAGAtctagggtcgatttcacaaagagttagaactagtcttcACTtgagactagtcctaggagataaaaaaacgtatggctagtcctaagttaggatgagcaACTTGTCCAAACTTGTGAAATCCCCCcccgatacttcacagaggaaATGAAAGGTGACTGCTCCatgacccctggtcattgcctcggtgcccttgaaatactccagttGAACTTTACAATTATGGCAACTATTACAACGAAACAAGTACCAAAGCACAAAAGAAGAAGTAAtccaaacaagtatatataagaaaacaagaaatGGATGGCAGTGATGAACTGGTTCTGATGAAAATATAGAACAGAAAAATTCCCTTGAGAGTTGTACATACCACTACGCCTCAACAGCACCATGCATCCTTTTGGTGTACATGGAACGAAGCAGGAATCCAGCTCTCCCCTTGCCAATTTACCAGCATTGTGCACATGCAACCTGACAGGGGGAAATGTACAACATGAaacaaaaggttttatgatggcGACTTTGTGTTGACATTACGAGCAGGTCATCCTGTTGACGCAGCCACCAACGTCATCATCAAAACAAACTCAGTTGGGCTATTTGGACTGGGAGtcaatgtgttttgtgtgttgATACAATGTAGtgcacaatgggagactttgggacgctaggtggcagcagacttaccaggtaaatttccattgtttacgtagttctgagcgtgcgcacatgactgagaacaatggattacacctggtaagtctgctgccactaagcgtcccaaaagtctcccattaaggcgatgcaaccaaaattatttttccgTAAcacggatttacgcgactctcctgaaaatattgctctgtgattttcactttttttttcttcaaaaacttgacgactaatgaaactgaaacttctacaggtaaattacattacatacatcttcattcacagcaagtagggattcatgtcatggccaacaacttgatctacaaaaggtatatCAAAACACCTTTAAGCACGATACTTACCCATCAACGTCTTTGCTGGGAATGACAGCGTTGGCTAATGTGTCTTGATCCATTGGGACATCAGAGTCTGGTGGCATCTGGACGATGATTCCATGCACTTTGGGatcattgtttaactcattaaTCTTATTCAGGGCCTAAACAAAAGAGAAAATACAGCAGATTTGTACTGCAGATTAAAGAACAATCCACACtgaggatttgaggcattgcatggtgaggtatcaatatatatttggtttgcgataacaccatgtgtgtatctacttgccaggtagagtttgttcttagagaacagtctttctttattctactaccgcagagtagatgttcgggggttcgggagacttctcagttctgaaaagaactgtcctgcttattaccttagaataacagaattaaggcccggtcccactgcagcgataacgaaaacaataacgatcacgacgcaaagaaaaCGTATTCTATTGgtcgaattgctccacgcagaatacgcacacgctcattcaaccaatggaatgcgttttctttgcgttgttatcgttatcgttatcgctgcagtgggaccgggcctttaggctTCGCTTGTTCCCTGGCTGTCCTGGACAAGTC encodes:
- the LOC139949439 gene encoding C-1-tetrahydrofolate synthase, cytoplasmic-like; the protein is MSGDTRGKIIDGKAISAEYRAELKEEVTKLKSENPGFAPGLAIVQIGDRDDSNRYIKHKLAAAEEIGITANHYKLPRSITIQEALNKINELNNDPKVHGIIVQMPPDSDVPMDQDTLANAVIPSKDVDGLHVHNAGKLARGELDSCFVPCTPKGCMVLLRRSGVEVEGKRAVVMGRSKIVGAPMSDLLRGHNATVTVCHSRTKVPATVVAEADIVVVAIGKARMVKRDWIKDGAVVIDCGINFIDDETAKSGRRLVGDVDFNDVKEVASQITPVPGGVGPMTVAMLMSNTLEGAKRTLTKENTDQWKIRYLPITPLSPIPSDIDISRAQTPKDVAEIAQELCLLPSEIDFYGKKKAKVSLRILDRLKDQPNGKYVVVAGITPTPLGEGKSTTTIGLCQALGAHINKNVFACVRQPSQGPTFGIKGGAAGGGYSQVIPMEEFNLHLTGDIHAITASNNLLAAAIDARMYHEATQTDKALYGRLVPAKNGVRQFSPIQMNRLKKLGIDKTNPDDLTDDEINKFSRLDIDISTLTWQRVMDTNDRYLRKITIGQSPTEKGITRETQFDITVASEIMAILALTSSLRDMRERLGRIVIASDKSGNPVTAEDVGVSGALTVLMKDAIRPNLMQTLEGTPVFVHAGPFANIAHGNSSILADKIALKLVGKDGFVVTEAGFGADIGMEKFFNIKCRYSGLQPNAVVLVATVRALKMHGGGPTVVAGQPLPKEYNEENLELLEAGFCNLRKQIENASFFGVPCVVAINRFGTDTDNELQLIQTLAKGAGAYDAVVATHFSQGGAGAALLASALEKACQQPSSFQFLYDLKLPIEEKIAIIARKIYGADGIELSEEAQKKVDRYRSQGFNDLPICMAKTHLSLSHDPTKKGTPTGFTLPIRDVRASVGAGFLYPLIGTMSTMPGLPTRPCFFDIDIDPETEVITGLF